The Bacteroidota bacterium genome contains a region encoding:
- a CDS encoding T9SS type A sorting domain-containing protein: protein MRFPSLFVLLLAAALLAPAVTAQYYTQVRDRVDIAWPESNPIWEMEVYSPSNSSGTEGSGLEIRKVYYNGRKVFERAHVPIVNVEYDPSGGCGCYRDWNDFEIFFATEPESGGAAFLDAVPGSVKTTCDFDGQVDPLSDQGDMVGIAGESFDDRLVLTTQMAAGWYRYRVRWTFWSDGRIQPEFTFGHTFNVCTEAGRNHNAYWRFDFDIEGGEDDYVVERTPSGPIEFDEEAKRNHGDGISWGVFDRLTERGYVLTPGAETELVVDDFAYADAIVLAYNPLEVDDGGGFSAEYCAIDFESEGPPSPDPFMGRKPALLDGEDVLDTDVVLWYRTGTFRAGEGDNACRRLGPTLSPVGNWTAVDNEADAPALPQVAELTSAYPNPFERVTTVRFRVTEARAVTLTLVDDLGRTVRALYQGTPSPGQFVTTEIEAGSLPSGSYTVRLSGEGINETTRVVLLR, encoded by the coding sequence ATGCGATTCCCTAGTCTGTTCGTCCTGCTTCTCGCGGCCGCTCTTCTCGCGCCCGCCGTCACCGCCCAGTACTACACGCAGGTTCGCGACCGCGTCGACATCGCTTGGCCGGAGTCCAACCCGATCTGGGAGATGGAGGTCTACAGCCCCAGCAACAGCTCGGGCACGGAGGGTTCGGGCCTAGAGATCCGCAAGGTCTACTACAACGGCCGCAAGGTCTTCGAGCGGGCCCACGTGCCCATCGTTAATGTGGAATATGACCCCAGCGGCGGCTGCGGCTGCTACCGCGACTGGAACGACTTCGAGATATTCTTCGCAACAGAGCCCGAGTCCGGCGGCGCGGCCTTCCTGGATGCGGTGCCTGGCTCGGTCAAGACGACCTGTGACTTTGACGGGCAAGTAGACCCGCTCAGCGACCAGGGCGACATGGTCGGCATTGCTGGCGAGTCGTTCGACGATCGACTCGTTCTCACCACACAGATGGCAGCGGGCTGGTACCGCTACCGCGTCCGCTGGACGTTCTGGTCGGACGGGCGCATCCAGCCTGAGTTCACATTCGGCCACACCTTCAACGTGTGCACCGAAGCTGGGCGCAACCACAACGCCTACTGGCGCTTCGACTTTGACATCGAAGGGGGCGAGGACGACTACGTGGTCGAGCGGACGCCGTCGGGCCCGATCGAGTTTGACGAGGAAGCCAAGCGCAACCACGGCGACGGCATCTCGTGGGGGGTGTTTGACCGTCTCACGGAGCGCGGCTACGTTCTCACGCCCGGCGCTGAGACGGAACTTGTCGTCGACGACTTCGCGTACGCCGACGCCATCGTGCTCGCCTACAACCCGCTGGAAGTTGACGACGGCGGCGGCTTCTCAGCCGAGTACTGCGCGATCGACTTCGAAAGCGAGGGGCCGCCCAGCCCGGATCCCTTCATGGGCCGCAAGCCTGCACTCCTCGACGGCGAGGATGTCCTCGACACGGATGTCGTGCTGTGGTACCGCACCGGCACGTTCCGCGCTGGCGAAGGCGACAACGCCTGCCGACGCCTCGGCCCCACGCTCTCCCCCGTTGGCAACTGGACAGCGGTTGACAACGAAGCCGATGCTCCTGCTCTGCCTCAGGTCGCCGAACTTACCTCCGCGTATCCAAACCCGTTCGAGCGTGTTACGACCGTCCGCTTCCGGGTCACCGAGGCACGTGCTGTGACGCTCACGCTCGTGGACGACCTCGGGCGCACCGTGCGTGCACTCTACCAGGGCACGCCGTCGCCGGGCCAGTTCGTGACGACGGAGATCGAAGCCGGCTCGCTGCCGAGCGGGTCGTACACGGTGCGCCTCTCAGGCGAGGGCATCAACGAGACGACGCGCGTCGTCCTGCTCCGATAG